Proteins co-encoded in one Acidobacteriota bacterium genomic window:
- a CDS encoding inositol-3-phosphate synthase, with amino-acid sequence MVEKGVEIAPAEGKLGILLVGLGAVSTTLVAGVEAVKRGISAPVGSLTQMGTIRLGKRTDNRSPLIKDFVPLASLDDIVFGAWDIFHDSAYDAAMNAGVLDKDLINQLSEPLSSLKPMAAVFEQNYVKRITGENVKTGKNKMELAEQLIADIAKFKSDNNCSRLVMVWCASTEIYIEESAIHATIESFERAMYDSDPMIAPSMIYAYAALKSGVPFANGAPNLTVDIPALTQLSHETKMPICGKDFKTGQTLMKTILAPGLKSRMLGLDGWYSTNILGNRDGEVLDDPENFKSKEVSKLSVLEHIFQPEVYPDLYGHFDHVVKINYYPPRGDNKEGWDNIDIFGWLGYKMQIKVNFLCRDSILAAPLALDLALFMDLAQRAGMKGVQEWLSFYFKAPQTAPGLYPEHDIFIQLMKLKNTLRHMKGEELITHLGLEYYD; translated from the coding sequence ATGGTAGAGAAGGGTGTGGAGATTGCTCCCGCGGAAGGGAAGCTTGGAATTTTGCTGGTCGGCCTTGGGGCTGTCAGTACGACACTTGTCGCTGGTGTTGAGGCGGTTAAAAGAGGCATTTCGGCTCCGGTCGGTAGCCTCACGCAGATGGGAACGATCCGTCTGGGTAAGCGTACGGATAACCGTTCGCCGCTCATTAAGGATTTTGTGCCGCTCGCGTCGCTCGATGACATCGTATTTGGTGCTTGGGATATTTTTCACGACAGTGCGTACGACGCGGCCATGAACGCCGGCGTCCTCGACAAAGACCTCATCAATCAACTTTCGGAACCGCTTTCATCGCTCAAACCGATGGCGGCCGTATTTGAGCAGAACTACGTCAAACGCATCACTGGCGAGAACGTCAAAACCGGCAAGAACAAGATGGAACTTGCCGAGCAGTTGATCGCAGACATCGCTAAGTTCAAATCAGACAATAATTGCAGCCGACTTGTGATGGTCTGGTGCGCTTCGACCGAGATATACATTGAGGAATCAGCGATCCACGCGACGATCGAATCGTTTGAAAGAGCGATGTATGACAGCGATCCAATGATCGCTCCTTCGATGATCTATGCTTACGCTGCTCTGAAGTCCGGCGTGCCGTTTGCAAACGGTGCTCCGAACCTGACGGTTGATATTCCTGCATTGACCCAGCTTTCGCACGAGACGAAAATGCCGATCTGCGGCAAGGATTTCAAGACCGGGCAGACGCTGATGAAAACCATCCTCGCTCCCGGCCTGAAATCTAGAATGTTGGGCCTCGATGGCTGGTATTCGACAAATATACTTGGCAACCGTGATGGCGAAGTACTCGACGATCCAGAGAACTTTAAATCGAAAGAGGTTTCGAAGCTTTCGGTTCTCGAGCATATCTTCCAACCGGAAGTTTACCCTGACCTTTACGGCCATTTCGACCATGTTGTTAAGATCAACTACTATCCGCCGCGTGGTGACAACAAAGAAGGTTGGGACAACATCGACATTTTCGGATGGCTCGGCTACAAGATGCAGATCAAGGTCAACTTCCTCTGCCGCGATTCGATCCTGGCCGCACCGCTCGCACTCGATCTGGCGTTGTTCATGGACCTCGCTCAGCGTGCCGGAATGAAAGGCGTTCAGGAATGGCTGTCGTTCTATTTTAAGGCACCACAGACCGCTCCGGGCCTCTACCCCGAGCACGATATTTTCATTCAGCTGATGAAGCTGAAAAACACACTCCGTCACATGAAGGGTGAAGAGTTAATTACTCACCTTGGGCTTGAATACTACGACTAA
- a CDS encoding ATP-dependent Clp protease ATP-binding subunit — MKQETAKKRENTDSGILLDPDRKSPRAAEFEDKLSSRIVGQERAVRRMSGLFQIYLAGMNNPSRPIGTMLFLGPTGSGKTRVVEAASEVLFNDQYSVVKIDCAEFQHSHEIAKLIGSPPGYLGHRETSPMLTQENLDKAHTEDTKLTFVLFDEIEKASDSLWQLLLGILDKATLTLGDNRRVDFSRTIVIMTSNLGAREMSDMISGGIGFMPTKTDQAKEDNEIDTKIYRTALEAAKRKFSPEFMNRIDKVVVFRSLKEHHLRQILEIELRSVQDRITESAGTKFVFECTTEAKEFLLSEGIDLKYGARHLKRSVERFLVYPLSNLVATEQVETGDYVVVDFDEEMEQLTFRKQSGKMIIAGSPQDETDDNEPLISADAVGLPLPASQVAAGMSKSKGENNDV, encoded by the coding sequence ATGAAACAGGAAACGGCGAAAAAAAGAGAAAACACTGACTCGGGGATATTACTGGATCCGGACCGAAAAAGTCCGCGGGCCGCTGAATTCGAGGACAAACTGTCGTCGCGCATCGTCGGTCAGGAAAGGGCTGTAAGGCGGATGAGCGGGCTATTCCAGATCTATCTGGCTGGGATGAACAACCCATCCCGCCCGATCGGAACTATGCTCTTCCTCGGGCCGACGGGTTCGGGCAAGACGCGTGTCGTCGAGGCAGCATCCGAAGTTCTTTTTAATGACCAGTACTCGGTCGTCAAGATCGATTGTGCTGAGTTTCAGCATTCTCACGAGATCGCCAAATTGATCGGTTCGCCTCCGGGATACCTAGGCCATCGCGAAACCTCGCCGATGCTCACGCAGGAGAATCTCGACAAAGCTCATACCGAAGATACCAAGCTTACTTTCGTTCTTTTTGACGAAATTGAAAAAGCTTCGGACTCGCTCTGGCAGCTGCTATTAGGCATTTTGGACAAAGCAACGTTGACGCTCGGCGACAACCGCCGCGTCGATTTCTCCAGAACGATAGTCATAATGACCTCGAATCTTGGAGCTCGTGAAATGTCCGACATGATCTCCGGCGGCATTGGCTTTATGCCGACGAAGACAGATCAGGCAAAAGAAGATAACGAGATCGACACAAAGATCTACCGCACAGCTCTTGAAGCCGCGAAACGTAAATTCTCACCGGAATTTATGAACCGCATCGACAAGGTCGTGGTCTTCCGCAGCCTTAAAGAACATCATTTGCGGCAGATCCTTGAGATCGAGCTGCGATCGGTTCAGGATCGGATCACCGAATCTGCCGGTACGAAATTCGTTTTTGAGTGTACGACCGAAGCAAAGGAATTTTTGCTTAGCGAAGGTATCGATCTCAAGTACGGTGCCCGGCACCTGAAGCGGTCGGTCGAGCGATTTCTGGTCTATCCTTTGTCGAATCTCGTTGCGACCGAACAGGTTGAAACGGGCGACTATGTAGTGGTCGATTTTGATGAGGAGATGGAGCAGCTAACCTTCCGGAAGCAGTCCGGAAAGATGATCATTGCGGGCTCACCACAAGATGAGACGGATGACAATGAGCCCTTGATCAGTGCCGATGCCGTCGGACTTCCGCTGCCAGCTTCGCAGGTTGCGGCCGGAATGAGCAAATCAAAAGGCGAGAATAACGACGTCTAA
- the glpK gene encoding glycerol kinase GlpK gives MNYILSFDQGTTSSRTIIFDRDGVGVGFGQQEYRQIYPNSGWVEHDPQEIWNSQIETALAALSNSDLTASDIAAVGITNQRETTIIWDRLAGKPIYNAIVWQDRRTSAYCNDIRLKYGDLIRAKTGLEVDAYFSASKINWLLDEIPNARARAQNGELAFGTVDTWLVWNLTRGKLHITDPSNASRTMLYNINTLAWDDDLLSIFNIPRTILPEVRSSSEIYGEIETPAQLRGIKIAGIAGDQQAALFGQACFEAGSTKNTYGTGCFMLRNVGEKPVESANRLLSTIAWQIGGRTEYALEGSVFIGGAVIQWLRDSLGVIGTSQDVEALAAEAVDNGGVYFVPAFAGLGTPHWDQDARGLIIGLTRGTGRAHIARAAVESIAFQTADLLSAMNADSHFDLSELRVDGGATRNAALLQFQADILQIPVVRSKTAETTALGAAYLAGLAVGYWKGVEELAEHWESDRRFEPSIFQSQAAELREKWHEAVRRSLGWAK, from the coding sequence ATGAACTATATTCTATCCTTCGATCAGGGCACAACGAGCAGTCGAACGATCATCTTTGACCGAGACGGTGTCGGGGTCGGCTTTGGACAACAGGAATATCGTCAGATCTATCCGAATAGCGGTTGGGTCGAGCACGATCCGCAGGAGATCTGGAATTCCCAGATCGAGACAGCACTGGCAGCCCTGTCCAACTCTGATCTGACCGCAAGCGACATTGCCGCCGTCGGGATCACTAATCAGCGTGAAACGACCATTATCTGGGACCGCCTAGCCGGTAAACCGATCTACAACGCTATTGTATGGCAGGATCGGCGAACATCAGCCTATTGCAATGACATTCGTCTGAAGTATGGTGACCTAATACGGGCTAAAACCGGCCTTGAAGTTGACGCCTACTTTAGTGCCAGCAAGATAAACTGGCTGCTCGACGAGATTCCGAATGCTCGAGCTCGAGCTCAGAACGGCGAACTAGCCTTCGGTACCGTGGACACCTGGCTCGTTTGGAATCTCACCCGCGGCAAACTGCACATAACCGACCCATCCAACGCCTCGAGGACGATGCTTTACAATATCAATACTCTGGCTTGGGATGACGATCTGCTCTCGATCTTTAATATTCCGAGGACGATCTTACCGGAAGTGCGTTCGTCTTCAGAGATCTACGGCGAGATCGAAACACCCGCCCAACTTCGCGGAATCAAGATCGCGGGAATCGCGGGCGACCAGCAGGCAGCACTGTTCGGGCAAGCCTGCTTTGAGGCCGGCTCAACAAAGAATACTTACGGAACAGGCTGTTTTATGCTCCGGAACGTCGGTGAAAAGCCGGTCGAATCGGCGAACAGACTACTTTCCACGATCGCCTGGCAGATCGGCGGACGGACCGAATATGCGTTGGAAGGCAGCGTTTTCATCGGCGGAGCAGTTATTCAATGGCTCCGGGATTCGCTTGGCGTGATCGGAACATCGCAGGACGTTGAGGCTCTTGCAGCTGAGGCGGTTGATAACGGCGGTGTTTACTTTGTACCGGCATTTGCCGGCTTGGGAACGCCGCATTGGGATCAGGACGCTCGCGGTCTGATCATCGGCCTGACCAGAGGAACCGGCCGGGCTCATATCGCCCGGGCCGCCGTCGAGTCGATCGCCTTTCAAACGGCCGATCTGCTTTCTGCAATGAATGCCGATTCTCATTTCGATCTTAGCGAACTCCGGGTTGATGGCGGAGCAACCCGGAACGCCGCTTTGCTCCAGTTTCAGGCGGACATTTTACAGATCCCGGTCGTTCGTTCAAAGACGGCTGAGACAACAGCCCTTGGAGCTGCCTATCTGGCGGGTCTCGCAGTGGGATACTGGAAAGGGGTGGAAGAACTTGCAGAACATTGGGAGTCAGATCGCAGGTTCGAACCCAGTATTTTCCAAAGCCAGGCGGCAGAACTCAGGGAAAAGTGGCACGAAGCCGTCCGGCGTTCGCTTGGCTGGGCAAAATAA
- a CDS encoding PLP-dependent transferase, whose product MTNKSLFTKAVHAGDDHTQHFGALSVPIYTASVFGFSDADEAASIHNEEKDGYYYGRLGNPTQRALERAVSELENCEAALALASGMAAVSAAVFTLVKTGDHIVAPESGYSTTTNFLKYIGERFGIETTFVDAANAENYVAAIRPNTKLFWIETPSNPIVRVTDIKAVSAIAKEHSILTVVDNTFATPFNQSPCELGADAVIHSATKYLGGHSDLTAGVLTGKREIVEAARQGANKFYGGNIAPQVAWLVLRGIKTLALRMRQHNDNAYAIANMLASHPKVIAVHYPGLPSHQNHKVAVRQMHGGFGGMIGLDVGTVEAGKTFANSVRLCTLATSLGGVETILQHSASMTHSTFSREERLKAGISDGLIRLSVGIEDVNDLISDIERALDKI is encoded by the coding sequence ATGACCAATAAATCACTGTTTACAAAAGCCGTTCACGCAGGCGACGACCACACGCAGCATTTCGGAGCACTTTCCGTGCCCATCTACACGGCATCGGTATTTGGCTTTTCGGATGCGGATGAGGCCGCATCGATCCATAACGAGGAAAAAGACGGTTACTATTACGGACGACTCGGTAATCCGACTCAACGTGCCCTTGAAAGGGCTGTGTCGGAACTGGAAAACTGCGAAGCAGCCCTCGCCCTCGCCTCCGGAATGGCCGCCGTCTCGGCCGCCGTATTCACTCTTGTCAAAACCGGCGACCACATCGTTGCACCCGAATCAGGCTACTCGACCACCACCAATTTTCTGAAATACATCGGGGAACGATTCGGGATCGAAACAACTTTTGTCGATGCCGCAAACGCCGAAAACTACGTGGCGGCGATCCGTCCCAATACAAAGTTGTTCTGGATCGAAACGCCGTCCAACCCGATCGTCCGCGTCACCGATATCAAAGCTGTCTCCGCGATCGCAAAAGAGCACTCGATATTGACGGTGGTGGACAATACGTTTGCAACTCCGTTCAATCAGAGCCCTTGCGAACTTGGAGCTGATGCTGTCATTCACAGTGCCACAAAGTATCTCGGCGGCCATAGCGACCTTACCGCGGGCGTTCTTACTGGAAAACGTGAGATCGTTGAGGCTGCCCGCCAGGGGGCGAACAAGTTCTACGGCGGAAACATCGCTCCGCAGGTCGCATGGCTCGTACTACGCGGGATAAAAACACTTGCTCTGAGAATGCGGCAGCATAATGATAACGCATATGCTATAGCGAATATGTTAGCCTCACACCCGAAGGTCATTGCGGTTCATTACCCGGGGCTTCCGTCCCACCAGAATCATAAGGTTGCGGTCCGTCAAATGCACGGCGGTTTTGGCGGAATGATCGGCCTCGATGTTGGTACGGTTGAGGCAGGAAAAACGTTTGCAAACAGCGTCCGGCTTTGCACACTTGCGACCTCGCTAGGCGGCGTGGAAACGATATTGCAGCATTCGGCGTCTATGACCCATTCCACGTTTTCCCGTGAAGAACGGCTAAAGGCCGGGATCTCTGACGGGCTGATCCGACTCTCGGTCGGGATCGAGGACGTAAACGACTTGATAAGTGATATAGAACGGGCTCTCGATAAGATCTAG
- a CDS encoding winged helix-turn-helix transcriptional regulator: MNDKLMTGLQNLFLALSDKTRIKLLSLMATGEVSVGFLADELGESQPKISRHLAYLRTAGLVSTRRDGKWIYYGIEPQADPAVTAVLNSALAAVLGHSVIANNNAIEELHRSEEDISHTSLGEDRFDELPIYLL; the protein is encoded by the coding sequence ATGAACGATAAACTAATGACTGGGCTTCAGAACCTGTTTCTTGCATTGTCGGATAAGACACGCATTAAATTATTGAGTCTTATGGCTACGGGAGAAGTGTCGGTTGGTTTTCTGGCAGACGAACTTGGTGAGAGCCAGCCGAAGATCTCGAGGCACCTTGCGTACCTCCGAACCGCGGGGCTTGTTTCAACCCGACGGGACGGTAAGTGGATCTATTATGGTATCGAGCCGCAGGCAGATCCTGCAGTTACAGCGGTTCTGAACTCCGCTCTCGCGGCCGTTCTTGGCCATTCCGTGATCGCAAACAACAACGCAATAGAAGAATTACATCGATCGGAAGAAGATATTTCGCATACAAGCCTTGGCGAGGATCGGTTCGACGAGCTGCCGATATACCTTCTCTAG
- a CDS encoding DUF1957 domain-containing protein — MPTGYFSLILHAHLPFVRHPEYPEFLEEDWLYEAITEVYLPLIFIFQSLHEQGIKPRLAMNVSPPLCEMLADPLLQERYTRHLENLLELAKKELHRTQSESQNFRDVAKMYVDNLSASLDLWNNRYQRNLINAFRELQDEGVIEIITCCATHGFMPLISTQESRRAQVQIAVANYKKHFGRQPRGIWLAECAYEPGVEDLLKDSGIEYFISDTHAILYGDPRPRYGVHAPVVCPNGTAVFARDVDTSQQVWSAEIGYPGNDLYREFYRDIGFDAPYDYLKPHLHSSGERRHLGLKYHRITGRDVPQNRKEPYIPAMARDKAAENATHFIGERIKQAHKLRETFEGHPPLVVSPYDAELYGHWWFEGPQFIDYFFRKIHFDQNEIECITPGDFLDSGLPIQVQQPTASSWGENGYYKVWINEGNSWMYPYQHDAERKMTAYANKFAGNADALVGMGDASSANEHHAGGTGAHGEGSRVPAGRILNQLARELLLAQSSDWAFQIYQGTTVEYSSRRFQSHIHRFDLLAKMLDCGDVDHELLNEIENRDNIFAEIDFRVYAG; from the coding sequence ATGCCAACCGGATACTTTAGCCTGATCCTTCACGCTCACCTTCCGTTTGTCCGGCATCCGGAATATCCTGAATTCTTAGAAGAAGACTGGCTTTACGAGGCCATCACCGAGGTTTATCTTCCGCTCATTTTCATTTTTCAGTCGCTTCACGAGCAGGGAATTAAACCTCGCCTCGCGATGAATGTTTCGCCGCCGCTGTGTGAGATGCTGGCTGATCCGCTTTTGCAGGAACGCTACACGCGGCATCTCGAAAACCTGCTTGAGCTCGCGAAAAAAGAACTTCACCGCACTCAGAGCGAATCTCAGAATTTTCGTGACGTGGCAAAAATGTACGTCGACAACCTCTCGGCGTCGCTCGATCTCTGGAATAACCGCTATCAGCGAAACCTGATCAACGCGTTTCGCGAATTGCAGGACGAAGGCGTCATCGAGATCATTACGTGCTGTGCGACTCACGGCTTTATGCCTCTGATCTCGACGCAGGAATCCCGGCGGGCGCAGGTGCAGATCGCTGTCGCCAATTACAAGAAGCACTTTGGGCGACAGCCTCGCGGCATCTGGCTCGCGGAATGTGCGTACGAGCCGGGCGTCGAAGATCTGCTAAAAGACAGCGGTATCGAATATTTCATCTCGGACACGCACGCCATACTTTACGGTGATCCGCGGCCGCGTTATGGTGTTCATGCTCCGGTGGTTTGCCCGAACGGAACGGCGGTTTTTGCCCGCGATGTGGACACGAGTCAGCAGGTTTGGTCGGCTGAGATCGGTTATCCGGGCAACGATCTTTACCGCGAGTTCTACCGCGACATCGGCTTCGATGCTCCCTATGATTACCTAAAGCCGCACCTGCATTCGAGCGGCGAACGCCGCCATCTTGGGCTGAAATATCACCGCATTACCGGCCGGGACGTGCCGCAGAACCGCAAAGAACCATACATTCCTGCGATGGCCCGCGACAAAGCGGCCGAGAACGCGACGCATTTCATCGGCGAACGTATCAAGCAGGCACACAAGCTCCGCGAAACCTTCGAAGGCCATCCGCCGCTCGTCGTAAGTCCCTATGACGCAGAGCTTTACGGCCACTGGTGGTTCGAAGGGCCGCAGTTCATCGATTACTTTTTCCGCAAGATCCATTTCGACCAAAACGAGATCGAATGCATCACACCCGGCGACTTCCTCGACAGCGGGTTGCCCATCCAGGTCCAGCAGCCCACCGCCTCAAGCTGGGGCGAGAACGGCTATTACAAGGTATGGATCAACGAAGGGAATTCTTGGATGTATCCTTATCAGCACGACGCTGAGAGAAAAATGACGGCGTATGCGAATAAGTTCGCCGGGAATGCCGACGCCCTCGTCGGCATGGGCGACGCTTCGTCGGCCAACGAGCATCACGCCGGAGGAACCGGCGCCCACGGCGAGGGCTCCCGCGTTCCGGCCGGACGGATACTGAATCAACTAGCCCGCGAACTCCTCCTCGCCCAATCCAGCGACTGGGCGTTCCAGATATATCAGGGCACGACGGTCGAATATTCGTCTCGCCGCTTCCAGTCCCACATCCACCGCTTCGACCTGCTCGCCAAAATGCTCGACTGCGGCGACGTCGACCACGAACTGCTGAATGAGATAGAAAACCGCGATAATATTTTCGCTGAGATCGACTTTAGAGTTTATGCAGGCTAG
- a CDS encoding pyrroloquinoline quinone biosynthesis protein PqqB, with product MRHIAATILLLLSLAAISAGAVPYVVVLGVGQDAGVPQMGCETPFCRRAWNDKSLRQNVSSIALVDPDTKSRWIFDATPDLPEQFELLKAITVDRSNTISGIFLTHAHIGHYTGLMYLGRESMGSKEVPVFAMRRMKQMLETNAPWSQLVSLHNLKLTQLTDKVPFRLSDHISVEPFLVPHRDEFSETVGYRIRSGEKTLIFIPDIDKWQKWATSLAELVRSSDYLLIDGTFYADGEINRPMNEVPHPFVSETMNILRELPARERSKVYFIHFNHSNPLVQGSRKQISEVERKGFHIARRGMKLYL from the coding sequence ATGAGACACATCGCAGCCACAATTTTGCTGCTGTTATCGCTTGCCGCTATCTCCGCAGGAGCGGTGCCGTATGTTGTCGTACTTGGGGTTGGACAAGACGCCGGAGTCCCCCAAATGGGCTGTGAAACGCCCTTTTGCCGTCGAGCTTGGAATGACAAATCCCTTAGACAAAATGTTTCGTCGATAGCCCTGGTCGATCCCGACACGAAGAGCCGATGGATATTTGACGCGACGCCTGATCTGCCGGAACAGTTTGAATTACTGAAGGCGATAACCGTCGATCGATCAAACACTATCTCGGGAATCTTCCTCACCCACGCACACATTGGACACTATACAGGCCTCATGTATCTCGGGCGGGAATCGATGGGATCGAAAGAAGTTCCGGTTTTTGCGATGCGGCGAATGAAGCAGATGCTAGAAACGAACGCTCCATGGTCGCAGCTCGTCAGCCTGCACAACCTAAAACTTACGCAATTAACTGACAAAGTTCCCTTCCGTTTATCCGATCACATTTCGGTCGAACCATTCCTCGTTCCTCATCGCGATGAATTCTCAGAAACGGTTGGATACCGGATCCGTTCTGGCGAAAAAACGCTGATCTTCATTCCTGATATCGATAAATGGCAAAAATGGGCGACTTCGCTCGCCGAGCTCGTACGTTCATCGGACTACCTTCTGATCGACGGCACTTTCTATGCAGATGGCGAGATAAATCGGCCCATGAATGAGGTGCCGCATCCGTTTGTTTCGGAAACGATGAATATCCTCAGGGAATTGCCGGCACGCGAACGTTCGAAGGTCTATTTCATTCACTTCAACCATAGCAATCCTCTCGTTCAGGGCAGCCGCAAGCAGATCAGTGAGGTCGAACGTAAAGGCTTTCACATTGCCAGACGAGGCATGAAACTATACTTGTGA
- a CDS encoding COX15/CtaA family protein: protein MKTKLSGLAKFVWFVLAYNILVVLWGVFLRASKSGDGCGMHWLTCHGEVLPTAPEFKTVIEFTHRIMSAADGLLMLILLVWAFLAWRKGRGVNAKSTLIMAAVSFFFVLTEGAVGAGLVLTGNTAETLTAARPFWMAAHLVNTFTLLAFLVLTARSASGLPRLSFRVEPKYLGGLAAGVIAIFIVGISGSIAALSSMIFPSGTISEGIAKDFSETSHILLRLRLLHPITAILTSVFVIFLSGWLAKERAGNKSVSRWSNILSILILAQIAFGAATLLTLAPIVMQLGHLLFADLIWMSFVMFAASFLSSESIGEGAEVEDLP, encoded by the coding sequence ATGAAAACAAAGCTGTCCGGTCTTGCAAAATTCGTGTGGTTCGTTCTGGCATACAATATTCTCGTTGTTTTGTGGGGCGTTTTTCTTCGTGCTTCAAAGTCGGGCGACGGATGCGGGATGCATTGGCTGACGTGTCACGGCGAAGTGCTGCCGACGGCACCCGAATTCAAAACGGTTATTGAATTTACGCATCGCATAATGAGCGCCGCCGACGGGCTGCTAATGCTGATATTGCTTGTTTGGGCGTTCCTTGCCTGGCGAAAGGGCCGTGGTGTAAATGCGAAAAGCACGCTTATCATGGCGGCGGTTTCATTTTTCTTCGTGCTGACCGAAGGAGCTGTCGGGGCCGGCTTGGTATTAACGGGCAACACAGCAGAAACGCTGACCGCCGCCCGGCCTTTCTGGATGGCTGCTCATCTGGTCAATACATTTACGCTGCTCGCGTTTCTGGTTCTTACGGCACGTTCGGCAAGTGGACTGCCAAGGTTGAGTTTTCGAGTCGAGCCCAAGTATCTCGGCGGACTCGCCGCGGGTGTTATAGCGATCTTCATTGTCGGTATCAGCGGTTCAATAGCGGCTCTTTCGAGCATGATCTTTCCGTCGGGAACTATTTCGGAGGGAATTGCAAAGGACTTTTCTGAGACTTCTCATATCCTTTTGCGGCTACGTCTTCTGCACCCGATAACGGCGATATTGACCAGCGTTTTTGTGATCTTTCTTAGCGGCTGGCTGGCAAAAGAGAGAGCCGGGAACAAGAGTGTATCCCGTTGGTCAAATATTCTTTCGATCCTGATCCTCGCCCAGATAGCATTCGGTGCGGCGACGCTTTTGACCCTCGCTCCGATCGTAATGCAGCTCGGGCATCTGCTTTTTGCGGACTTGATCTGGATGAGTTTTGTGATGTTTGCGGCAAGCTTCTTGTCTTCGGAATCGATCGGTGAAGGTGCCGAGGTTGAGGACCTGCCTTAG
- a CDS encoding TlyA family RNA methyltransferase — protein sequence MAKERIDKLLVELGLADSRNRAQALVMAGVVLADDRRVEKPSEKINISATVRLKGASLETKYVGRGGLKLEAALREFEIDPTGWDCIDIGASTGGFTDCLLQHGAKRIVAIDSGTNQLVWSLRNDARVEVRERTNARDLTPDDFDRTFDLAVMDVSFISVKKVIPAIIPLLKPAGMLVVLIKPQFEVGRGEVGKGGIVREPEKHERVVTEINAFAVENGLAVKGIIDSPILGAEGNKEFLALYAR from the coding sequence ATAGCTAAGGAACGCATCGATAAACTACTGGTCGAGCTGGGGCTTGCCGACTCGCGCAACCGTGCTCAAGCTCTGGTGATGGCGGGCGTCGTCCTGGCAGATGACCGGCGCGTCGAAAAACCATCTGAAAAGATCAATATTTCTGCAACGGTCCGGCTAAAAGGAGCGTCTTTAGAAACTAAGTACGTCGGGCGCGGCGGCTTAAAGCTGGAGGCCGCTCTAAGGGAATTCGAGATCGATCCGACCGGATGGGATTGCATCGACATCGGGGCTTCAACCGGAGGATTTACGGATTGCCTGCTACAGCACGGGGCGAAGCGGATCGTCGCTATCGATTCCGGCACAAATCAGCTCGTATGGTCTCTTCGCAACGACGCGAGAGTTGAAGTTCGGGAGAGAACCAACGCCAGAGATCTGACGCCTGACGACTTTGATAGAACTTTCGACCTCGCCGTGATGGATGTTTCGTTTATTTCGGTCAAGAAAGTTATTCCGGCGATCATTCCGCTGCTCAAACCAGCCGGAATGTTAGTTGTGCTGATCAAACCGCAGTTCGAGGTCGGCCGCGGCGAAGTCGGGAAAGGCGGCATTGTTCGCGAGCCGGAAAAACACGAACGCGTAGTTACTGAGATAAACGCCTTTGCGGTCGAAAACGGACTGGCCGTTAAAGGTATTATCGACTCACCGATCCTGGGAGCCGAAGGAAACAAGGAATTTTTGGCACTTTATGCACGATAG
- a CDS encoding lysophospholipid acyltransferase family protein encodes MPEQIDKVYQFKPLDGYTFKQRVMIRLAGWVFYVLIKVISRTLRFETEGVDWLTDTSRSYDQPIMCVWHDRIFAGMYYLRNRGLVVMSSISFDAEYTARSIQRLGFGVIKGSSTRGGTRALVEMIRLMKQGVPMAFTIDGPRGPRYVAKPGPPLLAKRTGNPMIPLGVEVEKYWTLNSWDKFQIPKPFSRAKMFFGEPIFVPADADDDGLEAKRLELQKALDELVERGKEWSESLS; translated from the coding sequence GTGCCGGAACAAATCGACAAAGTTTATCAGTTCAAACCGCTTGATGGCTACACGTTCAAGCAACGCGTGATGATCCGTCTCGCGGGATGGGTGTTCTATGTGCTGATCAAAGTTATCTCAAGAACTCTACGTTTTGAGACTGAAGGCGTAGATTGGCTCACGGACACATCGCGATCCTACGACCAGCCGATCATGTGCGTCTGGCACGATCGTATCTTCGCCGGAATGTACTATTTACGGAACCGCGGACTGGTCGTAATGTCTTCGATCAGCTTCGACGCGGAATATACCGCACGGAGCATTCAGCGGCTCGGCTTTGGCGTGATAAAGGGTTCGTCGACACGCGGAGGAACGCGGGCTCTGGTTGAAATGATCCGGCTGATGAAACAGGGCGTGCCGATGGCGTTCACGATCGACGGCCCGCGAGGCCCGCGTTACGTGGCGAAACCCGGCCCTCCGCTTCTCGCCAAACGAACCGGAAACCCGATGATCCCGCTCGGGGTCGAAGTCGAAAAATATTGGACTCTTAATAGCTGGGACAAATTCCAGATACCAAAGCCGTTCTCACGGGCAAAGATGTTCTTCGGTGAGCCTATATTTGTTCCGGCTGACGCGGACGATGATGGGCTCGAAGCAAAGCGTCTGGAGCTGCAGAAAGCGCTCGACGAACTCGTCGAGCGCGGTAAGGAATGGTCAGAGAGCCTGAGCTAA